One genomic window of Psychrobacillus sp. INOP01 includes the following:
- a CDS encoding MerR family transcriptional regulator — MKSISDVAKEFNVTTRTIRYYEELGLLRPVRSDSNRRYYRAADCAKLKLIQRGKQYGFQLDEIKEMVLLFDMDRTGRRQLERTIEYGNEKTKEIEKKIKELEEMKREMETLLHVFTDKLENLKGEENR, encoded by the coding sequence ATGAAAAGTATTTCGGATGTTGCAAAAGAATTCAATGTTACGACGAGAACTATCCGTTACTATGAGGAACTGGGATTATTAAGGCCAGTTCGCAGCGACAGCAACAGAAGATATTATCGTGCTGCCGACTGTGCAAAGCTAAAGCTCATTCAAAGAGGAAAGCAATATGGCTTTCAACTGGATGAAATTAAAGAAATGGTTCTGCTATTTGATATGGATCGCACTGGAAGAAGGCAACTAGAAAGAACGATAGAATATGGAAATGAAAAAACAAAGGAAATTGAAAAGAAGATTAAAGAGCTAGAAGAAATGAAAAGAGAAATGGAAACCTTGCTACATGTTTTTACAGATAAATTAGAAAATCTAAAAGGGGAGGAAAACAGATGA
- a CDS encoding proline dehydrogenase family protein, protein MLKDIFMALSENQVLNGAAKKYGLKMGAQHVVAGTNIEETIESIKKLNAMGISCTVDNLGEFVFVKEEALAAKEQIIAVIEAIEEHQVDAHISLKPSQLGLDIDYDFALNNLKEIVEIAHKYGTFINIDMESTKHLQPSFDILDELSKNYDNVGTVIQAYFYRAVEDIQKYKNFRLRIVKGAYKEPVEYAYQTKEEIDKNYVELIEWHLLNGKFTSIATHDHNVINHIKQFIKDNNIPYDKFEFQMLYGFRTEMQQQLAKEGYNFCTYVPFGQDWYGYFMRRLAERPANMNLVVKQVFNKNTNTMIGLAAGAFALGRLTKRNKRK, encoded by the coding sequence ATGTTAAAAGATATTTTTATGGCTTTGTCGGAGAATCAAGTACTAAATGGTGCGGCAAAAAAATATGGTTTAAAAATGGGTGCACAGCATGTTGTTGCTGGAACTAACATTGAAGAAACAATAGAAAGTATTAAAAAACTGAATGCAATGGGTATCTCTTGTACAGTAGATAATTTAGGGGAATTTGTTTTCGTAAAAGAAGAAGCATTAGCTGCTAAAGAACAAATTATCGCAGTAATCGAAGCAATTGAGGAGCATCAAGTAGATGCACATATTTCCTTAAAACCATCACAACTTGGTTTAGATATTGACTATGACTTTGCTTTAAACAACTTAAAAGAAATTGTAGAAATCGCACATAAATATGGTACGTTCATCAATATTGACATGGAATCAACCAAACATTTACAACCATCATTTGATATTTTGGACGAGCTTTCCAAAAACTATGATAACGTTGGAACCGTTATTCAAGCATACTTCTACCGTGCAGTTGAAGACATTCAAAAGTATAAAAACTTCCGTCTACGTATCGTAAAAGGAGCTTATAAGGAGCCTGTTGAATACGCATACCAAACAAAGGAAGAAATTGACAAAAACTATGTAGAGCTAATAGAATGGCATTTATTAAATGGTAAATTCACTTCTATCGCTACTCATGATCATAATGTGATTAACCATATTAAACAGTTCATCAAAGACAATAATATTCCTTATGATAAATTTGAATTCCAAATGTTATACGGTTTCCGTACAGAAATGCAACAGCAACTTGCAAAAGAAGGTTATAACTTCTGCACGTATGTACCATTTGGTCAAGACTGGTATGGATATTTCATGCGTCGCCTAGCAGAGCGTCCTGCCAATATGAACTTAGTTGTAAAACAAGTTTTCAATAAAAACACTAATACAATGATCGGTCTTGCTGCTGGTGCATTTGCACTTGGTCGTTTAACAAAACGGAATAAACGTAAATAA
- a CDS encoding LCP family protein — translation MSKKIIWITIISCLLIGGTVYATSIYKNVTTTLETIHEPEIRKVSNLRETEVELIEKEPISVLLLGVDERDADVGRSDTIIVLTVNPSLASIKVLSIPRDTYTEIIGLDKMDKLNHAYAFGGIDMALHSVENLIDIPIDYVVQVNMESFLKIVDSVGGVTVENSTAFEENGYLFEDGPIHLDGDMALSYVRMRMNDPLGDFGRQERQKQVLLAILKEGASFNSLLNYKDLLTTLAENIRTNMTFDQMMDIQKGYKDALTNVESITLTNGSGKRINNIWYYVPEEEELNEVTMHLKEHLELE, via the coding sequence ATGTCGAAGAAAATAATTTGGATTACCATTATTAGTTGCTTACTTATAGGTGGAACAGTATATGCTACTAGTATTTATAAAAATGTAACTACGACACTTGAAACTATTCACGAACCCGAAATTCGCAAAGTTTCTAATCTTCGAGAAACGGAAGTGGAGCTCATAGAAAAAGAGCCAATCTCGGTATTATTACTCGGTGTGGATGAACGCGATGCGGATGTTGGACGTTCAGACACTATTATAGTTCTTACCGTTAATCCCTCCCTCGCTTCGATAAAAGTATTGAGTATCCCTAGAGATACATATACAGAAATCATTGGATTAGATAAAATGGATAAATTAAATCACGCGTATGCATTTGGTGGAATAGATATGGCACTTCATTCTGTAGAAAACTTAATAGATATTCCGATTGACTATGTTGTACAGGTTAATATGGAAAGTTTTTTAAAAATTGTCGATAGTGTTGGCGGTGTTACAGTCGAGAACAGTACTGCTTTTGAAGAAAACGGTTATCTATTTGAAGATGGCCCGATTCACTTAGATGGAGATATGGCACTTAGTTATGTGCGCATGCGTATGAATGATCCGCTAGGTGACTTTGGGAGACAGGAGCGACAAAAACAAGTTCTCTTAGCCATTTTGAAAGAAGGAGCTTCTTTCAATAGCTTGCTCAACTATAAGGATTTATTGACCACGTTAGCGGAAAACATCCGTACAAATATGACGTTCGATCAAATGATGGATATTCAAAAAGGTTATAAGGATGCACTTACAAATGTTGAATCTATTACGCTAACGAATGGAAGTGGCAAGCGAATAAATAATATTTGGTACTATGTACCCGAAGAGGAAGAGCTAAATGAAGTGACAATGCATTTGAAGGAGCATTTGGAGCTTGAATAG
- a CDS encoding acyl-CoA dehydrogenase family protein, translating into MVRANYFAGDDSLQDILQTKLHPTFHAFAKDQLQSFGNLVANEIDERARQTDREGEPKLVKYNKYGDDQSIVWVNEGYKQTVKETYETGIVGYLHKEIPELGQKGNYIYSFAQGYVLSQSEPGFYCPVTLTMATSYLLDHYANEEVKERFLPHVIATGDTELYEGATFLTERQGGSDVGANEVKAIKEGEHYRLFGEKYFASNAGMAGVAMVLARIEGAPSGSKGLTLFAVPWKNTDGSLNGIKIRRLKDKLGVRAVPSGEVEFEGALGYIVGDSSSGLKYMLEALNLSRICNTIASLGIMRRAYNESYAYAEKRTAFGNKLNEFPMIQDSLGRMRAKLEIELYTTFDLIEQYDRVVSGEASKEEAILNRLFIALLKKETAEQAIHFAYEAIEMHGGNGYIEDFVTPRLLRDAQVLTVWEGTANILALELIRLVNKFSVHHLFVQTMEQRLQKCEESNLKSTVHEKLQQISESLEIFANLQEDIQTFEAKALAKEMVRLYESVVAIEIADKPHIGLLSTIYIEETWQLRKLGDAMRTCEWFKGIN; encoded by the coding sequence ATGGTACGAGCAAATTACTTTGCAGGAGATGACTCATTACAGGATATTTTGCAAACAAAATTACATCCGACATTCCATGCATTTGCAAAGGATCAACTACAATCGTTTGGAAATTTAGTAGCAAATGAGATAGATGAACGCGCGCGACAAACCGATCGTGAAGGAGAGCCTAAGCTCGTTAAATACAATAAGTACGGAGATGACCAGTCAATCGTTTGGGTAAATGAAGGCTATAAACAGACAGTAAAGGAAACATATGAAACCGGCATAGTAGGTTATTTGCATAAAGAAATACCTGAGCTTGGGCAAAAAGGAAACTATATTTATAGCTTTGCACAGGGGTATGTACTATCACAATCGGAACCTGGTTTTTATTGTCCCGTAACACTCACGATGGCTACCAGTTACCTACTAGATCATTATGCGAACGAGGAAGTGAAAGAAAGGTTTCTTCCCCATGTCATCGCAACAGGAGATACAGAGCTTTATGAAGGTGCAACTTTTTTAACGGAGCGTCAGGGTGGATCAGATGTAGGAGCTAACGAGGTAAAAGCTATAAAAGAGGGAGAGCATTATCGTTTATTTGGAGAGAAGTATTTTGCCTCCAACGCTGGAATGGCTGGTGTTGCCATGGTGCTAGCACGTATAGAGGGTGCCCCAAGTGGCTCGAAGGGGCTGACGTTATTTGCTGTTCCTTGGAAAAATACAGATGGTTCATTAAATGGCATTAAGATTCGTCGGCTGAAGGATAAACTGGGTGTTCGGGCAGTTCCGAGTGGCGAAGTAGAATTTGAAGGTGCTCTAGGATATATAGTTGGAGATTCAAGCAGTGGGCTGAAGTATATGCTGGAGGCACTGAATCTATCGCGTATTTGTAATACAATAGCATCGCTGGGCATTATGCGTCGTGCTTATAATGAGTCATATGCTTATGCGGAAAAACGGACAGCATTTGGAAACAAGTTAAATGAATTTCCAATGATTCAAGACTCCCTCGGTCGAATGCGTGCGAAATTAGAGATAGAACTCTATACAACCTTTGATCTGATTGAACAATATGATCGGGTCGTGAGTGGAGAGGCTTCGAAGGAAGAAGCAATTTTGAATCGATTGTTTATAGCTTTATTGAAGAAGGAAACGGCTGAACAAGCGATTCACTTTGCCTATGAGGCAATCGAGATGCACGGGGGTAACGGCTATATTGAGGACTTCGTAACTCCTAGATTATTACGCGATGCTCAGGTGCTTACAGTATGGGAAGGAACAGCGAATATCCTAGCACTAGAGCTTATACGATTGGTGAATAAATTCAGTGTCCATCATCTATTTGTTCAAACAATGGAGCAGCGACTTCAAAAATGTGAGGAATCAAACCTGAAATCCACCGTCCATGAAAAGCTCCAACAAATTAGCGAATCATTGGAGATATTCGCTAATTTACAAGAGGATATCCAAACGTTTGAAGCAAAAGCACTCGCTAAAGAAATGGTACGATTGTATGAAAGCGTTGTAGCTATAGAAATTGCTGACAAACCTCATATCGGATTATTAAGTACTATTTATATAGAAGAAACATGGCAGCTACGTAAATTAGGAGATGCTATGCGGACCTGTGAGTGGTTTAAGGGTATCAATTAG
- a CDS encoding aminotransferase class I/II-fold pyridoxal phosphate-dependent enzyme, translating to MNIRINPRAQSLKIPGTRQFSNQLVHYPDAINLTIGQPDFPTPLTVKEAGIRAIEQNLTGYSHNAGLLELRIVVDSFFSEKYGFSYDIQNEIVITNGASEAIDAVFRTILEEGDEVILPAPTYSGYVPVIELCGAKVVYLDTTDTNFQPSAERLANLISDKTKAIFFNNPSNPTGVVLTKETMDGLVDVIKEKNLFVLTDEIYSENTFSGKHHSFASYKEIRDKLIYIHGVSKSHSMTGWRIGFLMGPANVMEHVVKVHAFNTICASLPAQYAAIEALTNAKDTPSEMNLEYVKRRDFVYSRLTEMGMTVEKPNGAFYIFPDIRKYGLNSFDFATKLLQEGGVAVVPGSAFTEYGEGFIRISYAYSMSVLEKGLNRLEEFLLPLNK from the coding sequence ATGAATATACGAATAAACCCTCGAGCGCAATCCTTGAAAATTCCTGGAACTCGACAATTCTCCAATCAATTAGTTCATTATCCAGATGCGATTAATTTGACGATTGGTCAACCAGATTTCCCAACACCCCTTACTGTAAAAGAAGCAGGTATTCGAGCAATCGAACAAAATTTAACAGGGTATTCGCACAATGCAGGGCTTCTAGAGTTAAGAATTGTTGTGGACTCTTTTTTCTCTGAAAAATATGGATTCTCATATGATATCCAAAATGAAATAGTTATAACAAATGGGGCAAGCGAGGCGATAGATGCAGTTTTTAGAACAATTCTAGAAGAAGGAGACGAGGTTATCTTACCGGCTCCTACTTATTCAGGTTATGTGCCAGTTATTGAACTTTGCGGAGCCAAAGTAGTGTATTTAGATACGACTGATACTAATTTTCAGCCTTCTGCTGAAAGACTTGCGAACTTGATTTCGGATAAAACAAAGGCTATTTTTTTCAATAACCCTTCTAATCCAACAGGTGTTGTCCTAACAAAAGAGACGATGGATGGATTAGTCGATGTTATAAAAGAGAAGAATTTGTTTGTACTAACGGATGAAATTTATAGCGAGAACACTTTCTCCGGCAAGCATCATTCCTTTGCTAGCTACAAGGAAATACGAGATAAATTAATTTATATCCACGGTGTTTCTAAGTCACATTCAATGACTGGTTGGCGAATTGGCTTCTTGATGGGACCAGCAAATGTAATGGAGCATGTAGTAAAGGTGCATGCATTCAACACCATTTGTGCATCACTTCCAGCTCAATATGCAGCAATTGAGGCATTAACAAATGCAAAAGATACTCCAAGTGAAATGAACTTAGAATATGTGAAAAGACGTGACTTTGTATATAGTCGTTTAACTGAGATGGGGATGACAGTAGAAAAACCAAATGGAGCTTTTTATATTTTCCCTGATATAAGAAAATATGGATTGAATTCTTTTGATTTTGCTACGAAGCTATTACAGGAGGGCGGAGTGGCAGTCGTTCCTGGAAGTGCATTTACGGAGTATGGGGAAGGTTTCATACGCATTTCATATGCTTATAGCATGTCTGTATTAGAAAAAGGATTAAATAGACTTGAGGAATTCCTCCTTCCATTAAATAAATAA
- a CDS encoding 5'-nucleotidase C-terminal domain-containing protein — MYKRTYKSIAALTIAAGLGLALTPQTSLAAEGDFNLTVMHTNDSHANVDAVAKRATVVKQIRSEHKNNLLLDAGDVFSGTLYFNQYTGLADLEFMNLLKYDAMTFGNHEFDLGSTSDGHLGLTEFIKKAEFPFVSANVDFSKDALFKGLQNNEYSSTAANGEIYNGIIKEVGGEKVGIFGLTTAETVDISSPNDIAFTDYIESAKKAVAAFEKAGVNKIIALTHIGYDDAAKYDNDLLLAEKVPGIDIIVGGHTHTKLDAPKELTVNGKPVLIVQANEYNKFLGQLDVSFNTEGVITDHTGVLHDVAAVETPDAETAKLLKPYADSIEKVKNTSTGKVAVEGLNGGRGLWGVRAGETNLGNLITDGMLATAKKIDAETVIAMQNGGGIRASVDAGDITVGEVLTVMPFGNALAIASVTGAEIKSLLEHAVNEFPKEKGAFLHVSGLKYTFDGTAEAGKRVLSVEVKEGDKYVKLDNSKTYKVATNTFTAKGGDGFKAFETAYAEGRVSEPGNVDWEMFIEYITTLEKVNPTEEGRINAVIPFNDVKVTDWHYSYIQDLFYQGLSKGTTDATYSPSKQLTRAQATSLIVRALGLEAKGTATFTDTVNLHADTKAEIAAAAEAGIVKGVNGKFLPNQPVTRAQFALMLNRAYDAKAEVDYTVKEKATFSDLGKYDGEFVKAINMIEELNIGSGTDGKFRPTEGTTRAQAAKFVSNFNNLLK; from the coding sequence ATGTATAAAAGAACTTATAAAAGTATAGCAGCATTAACGATTGCAGCTGGTTTAGGGTTAGCTTTAACACCTCAAACAAGTTTAGCAGCTGAGGGAGATTTCAACCTTACTGTTATGCATACGAATGACTCACATGCGAACGTGGATGCAGTTGCAAAACGAGCGACTGTTGTAAAACAGATTCGTTCTGAGCACAAAAATAACCTGCTTCTAGACGCAGGAGATGTATTCTCTGGAACGCTATATTTTAACCAATATACTGGTTTAGCAGATTTAGAGTTTATGAATTTATTGAAATATGATGCGATGACTTTCGGAAACCATGAATTTGACCTAGGTTCTACATCTGACGGTCATTTAGGTCTTACAGAGTTTATCAAAAAAGCTGAGTTTCCATTTGTAAGTGCCAATGTTGATTTTTCGAAGGATGCACTATTTAAAGGGCTTCAAAATAACGAATATTCATCAACAGCTGCCAATGGGGAAATATATAACGGGATTATCAAAGAAGTTGGTGGAGAAAAAGTCGGGATTTTTGGACTAACAACTGCAGAAACTGTGGATATTTCAAGTCCTAATGATATTGCATTCACTGATTATATTGAATCAGCAAAAAAAGCAGTAGCTGCATTTGAAAAAGCTGGAGTAAATAAAATCATTGCGTTAACTCATATTGGTTATGATGATGCGGCGAAATACGATAATGATTTATTGCTAGCAGAAAAAGTACCTGGAATCGATATTATCGTAGGTGGTCATACTCATACGAAACTGGACGCACCTAAAGAGTTAACTGTAAATGGGAAACCAGTTCTTATCGTTCAAGCAAATGAATACAATAAATTTTTAGGTCAATTAGATGTTTCATTCAATACTGAAGGTGTTATTACAGATCATACTGGAGTATTGCATGATGTTGCAGCAGTAGAAACTCCTGATGCTGAAACAGCTAAACTACTTAAACCGTATGCTGATTCTATAGAAAAAGTAAAAAATACTTCAACAGGTAAGGTAGCAGTAGAGGGACTTAATGGTGGACGCGGACTTTGGGGCGTTCGTGCTGGTGAAACGAATCTTGGTAACTTGATCACGGATGGTATGTTAGCGACAGCTAAAAAAATTGATGCTGAAACTGTTATTGCTATGCAAAATGGTGGAGGAATTCGTGCTTCTGTTGACGCAGGAGATATTACAGTTGGAGAAGTTTTGACTGTTATGCCTTTTGGTAATGCTTTAGCTATAGCGTCTGTGACAGGAGCAGAGATTAAATCTTTACTGGAACATGCTGTAAATGAGTTTCCTAAAGAAAAAGGAGCATTCTTACATGTTTCTGGTTTAAAATACACTTTCGATGGTACTGCAGAAGCAGGTAAACGTGTTCTAAGTGTAGAAGTAAAAGAAGGCGATAAATATGTAAAATTAGATAATTCTAAAACATATAAAGTAGCAACAAACACATTTACTGCAAAAGGTGGAGATGGCTTTAAAGCCTTTGAAACTGCTTATGCTGAAGGTCGAGTAAGCGAACCAGGAAATGTAGACTGGGAAATGTTCATTGAATACATTACAACTCTTGAAAAAGTAAATCCAACCGAAGAGGGAAGAATAAACGCTGTAATACCATTTAATGACGTTAAAGTAACTGACTGGCACTATTCATACATTCAAGATTTATTTTATCAAGGCTTATCAAAGGGAACTACTGATGCAACCTATTCACCAAGTAAACAATTGACGCGTGCTCAAGCTACGTCGTTAATCGTACGTGCACTTGGTCTGGAAGCAAAAGGAACAGCAACATTTACAGATACCGTTAATCTTCATGCTGATACAAAAGCTGAAATTGCAGCTGCAGCAGAGGCTGGTATTGTAAAAGGTGTTAACGGAAAGTTCTTACCTAACCAACCTGTCACTCGCGCACAATTTGCGTTAATGCTTAATAGAGCTTATGATGCAAAAGCAGAAGTAGACTATACAGTAAAAGAAAAAGCTACATTCTCGGATTTAGGGAAATATGATGGAGAGTTTGTAAAAGCTATTAATATGATAGAAGAACTAAATATTGGTTCTGGTACTGATGGGAAATTTAGACCTACAGAAGGAACAACTCGTGCTCAGGCTGCTAAATTTGTTTCTAACTTTAATAATCTATTAAAATAA
- the menC gene encoding o-succinylbenzoate synthase: MIIKKINLRHLKMKMKNPFVTSFGSMQEKEFFLLEVFDEDGNSGWGESAAFQAPWYTEETVQTTLHMIRDFLIPLILNKEINHPDEVSEIFSPIRKNNMAKAAVEGAIWDLYAKRTKQSLAQALGGVTEKIEVGISIGIQSSTDKLLEIVHHYIEEGYKRIKVKIKPGYDIAVIQKLREAFPYFPLMADANSSYTLDDIVLLKQLDDYHLMMIEQPLASDDIVDHAKLQQQVNTPICLDESILSVEDVRKAIELGSTKVINIKIARVGGLTEAKKIHDYCKEKGIPVWCGGMLEAGIGRAHNIALTSLPNFILPGDTAGSSHYWEEDIISPEIVVKDGFIEVPKGSGIGFEPNMKVIERYSLGTIVFE, translated from the coding sequence ATGATTATAAAAAAAATTAATTTGCGCCATTTGAAAATGAAGATGAAAAATCCTTTTGTCACTAGCTTTGGAAGTATGCAGGAAAAAGAGTTTTTCTTACTAGAAGTATTCGATGAAGATGGGAATTCTGGTTGGGGCGAATCTGCCGCTTTCCAAGCACCCTGGTATACAGAAGAAACAGTTCAAACCACCTTACATATGATTAGAGACTTTTTAATACCACTAATATTGAATAAAGAAATCAATCATCCTGATGAAGTTAGTGAAATTTTTTCCCCGATTCGAAAAAATAATATGGCTAAGGCTGCTGTTGAAGGGGCTATTTGGGATTTATATGCCAAACGAACGAAACAGTCCCTAGCTCAAGCTCTTGGTGGAGTTACCGAGAAAATTGAAGTAGGCATTAGCATAGGGATCCAGTCGAGTACAGATAAGCTATTAGAAATAGTACATCATTATATTGAAGAGGGTTACAAACGCATAAAGGTGAAAATTAAACCTGGATATGATATCGCAGTGATTCAAAAACTTAGAGAAGCGTTTCCTTATTTCCCTCTTATGGCAGATGCGAATTCTTCCTATACATTAGATGATATAGTGCTATTAAAACAACTCGATGATTATCATCTAATGATGATTGAACAACCTCTTGCAAGTGACGATATTGTCGATCATGCCAAGTTACAACAACAGGTGAATACTCCCATTTGTTTGGATGAAAGTATACTCTCTGTAGAAGATGTACGAAAAGCTATTGAGCTTGGTAGCACAAAAGTAATTAATATTAAAATTGCTCGTGTTGGAGGTCTTACCGAAGCAAAGAAAATACATGATTACTGTAAGGAGAAAGGAATTCCTGTTTGGTGTGGTGGAATGTTAGAGGCTGGTATCGGGCGTGCTCATAATATTGCCCTAACTTCCCTTCCAAATTTTATACTTCCGGGTGATACTGCGGGGTCTTCTCACTATTGGGAGGAGGATATCATTTCCCCGGAAATAGTTGTGAAGGACGGTTTTATAGAAGTACCGAAAGGCAGTGGAATTGGCTTTGAGCCGAATATGAAAGTAATAGAACGTTATTCATTGGGTACAATAGTATTTGAATAG
- a CDS encoding class I adenylate-forming enzyme family protein — MSTGLLKRGIKKDDKIVLFMPNVPEFIITYFAAHRIGAVIVPINAKSTLAEIEYILKDADSKMFVVHELLFDTVKDLQNESLLVKTGGEHQGWITFNELTKEIMKALPKSSSTDDEPSTILYTSGTTGQPKGVLFSHRNVLTVAKMICIEMEMKPESRLLLMMPLSHSAPLHLFMVAGVIVGATLVLTPTFTPDLLLKTVEEEKTTHFFGAPVAYLMTGKNSAIQHTDLSSMKWWIYGGAPLSSGEVLFMKQAFKTDNLVCVYGLTEAGPSGTLLLGHEHEKKAGSIGKRAALFTEMRVVNANGEDVGVAEVGEIYLRGDGTMLGYYKNPEATAATFDGDWLKTGDLARIDEDGYIFIVDRKKDMIISGGVNIYPKEVEDALITYEAVSEVAIVGVPHVEWGETVKAYFAATRAVETKELIDHLNGKVSSFKIPKLFEQVEALPRNASGKILKQSLREGG, encoded by the coding sequence TTGTCGACTGGATTATTAAAGAGAGGCATCAAGAAAGATGATAAGATTGTTCTATTTATGCCCAATGTTCCCGAATTTATCATTACTTATTTTGCAGCACATCGAATCGGAGCAGTAATCGTCCCGATCAATGCAAAGTCTACTCTAGCGGAAATAGAGTATATTTTAAAAGATGCAGATTCAAAGATGTTCGTTGTGCATGAGCTTTTATTTGATACAGTAAAGGATTTACAAAATGAAAGTCTACTTGTAAAAACTGGTGGGGAGCACCAAGGATGGATTACGTTTAATGAATTAACTAAAGAAATAATGAAAGCGCTTCCTAAATCGTCTTCTACGGATGACGAGCCATCTACCATTCTATATACTTCTGGAACGACAGGACAGCCAAAAGGAGTGCTTTTCAGTCATCGTAATGTTCTAACTGTAGCGAAAATGATTTGTATTGAAATGGAAATGAAACCAGAAAGCCGTTTGCTGTTAATGATGCCACTTAGTCATTCAGCACCCCTTCATTTATTCATGGTAGCTGGTGTGATAGTTGGTGCCACACTCGTTTTAACGCCAACATTTACACCTGATTTGCTGCTAAAAACGGTAGAGGAAGAGAAGACGACCCATTTCTTTGGCGCTCCTGTTGCATATTTAATGACTGGCAAGAATTCAGCAATCCAGCATACAGACTTAAGCTCGATGAAGTGGTGGATTTATGGGGGGGCACCATTGTCGAGTGGGGAGGTCTTATTTATGAAACAGGCTTTTAAAACGGATAATCTTGTATGTGTTTACGGATTAACGGAGGCAGGTCCAAGTGGGACATTGCTGTTAGGACATGAACATGAGAAGAAAGCAGGTAGTATTGGGAAACGAGCAGCATTGTTTACGGAAATGAGAGTCGTAAATGCCAATGGAGAAGATGTAGGTGTAGCTGAGGTTGGAGAAATTTACCTTCGCGGTGACGGAACGATGTTAGGCTACTATAAAAATCCAGAAGCAACTGCAGCGACTTTTGACGGCGATTGGTTAAAGACAGGTGATTTAGCTCGCATTGATGAAGATGGATATATATTTATCGTTGATCGAAAGAAGGACATGATTATTTCAGGAGGAGTAAATATTTATCCGAAGGAAGTGGAGGATGCTTTAATTACTTATGAAGCAGTTTCAGAAGTAGCTATTGTCGGGGTTCCACACGTAGAATGGGGCGAAACAGTTAAAGCTTATTTTGCAGCAACAAGAGCAGTCGAGACGAAGGAATTAATAGACCATCTGAACGGAAAAGTATCCTCTTTCAAAATACCAAAGCTCTTTGAACAAGTCGAGGCTCTGCCACGGAATGCATCTGGGAAAATTCTGAAGCAGTCATTGAGAGAAGGAGGTTAA
- the guaC gene encoding GMP reductase — MENVFDYEDIQLIPAKCVVNSRSECDTTVTLGGHTFKLPVVPANMQTIIDENIANYLAENGYFYIMHRFEPQKRIAFIKSMQSRGLIASISVGVKEEEYTFVKQLAEENLVPEFITIDIAHGHSNAVINMIKHLKKHLPDSFVIAGNVGTPEAVRELENAGADATKVGIGPGKVCITKIKTGFGTGGWQLAALRWCAKAASKPIIADGGIRTHGDIAKSVRFGASMVMIGSLFAGHEESPGVTVEKDGKQYKEYFGSASEFQKGEKKNVEGKKMFVEYKGPLEDTLREMEQDLQSSISYSGGNKLESIRTVDYVIVKNSIFNGDKVY, encoded by the coding sequence ATGGAAAACGTATTCGATTATGAAGATATTCAATTAATTCCGGCAAAATGTGTGGTTAATAGCAGATCGGAATGTGATACTACAGTCACACTTGGAGGACATACATTTAAATTGCCAGTAGTCCCTGCTAATATGCAGACAATTATAGATGAAAATATTGCAAACTATTTAGCTGAAAATGGATATTTTTATATTATGCATCGCTTTGAACCACAAAAACGTATTGCGTTCATCAAAAGTATGCAGTCACGTGGCTTGATTGCCTCTATTAGCGTTGGTGTCAAAGAGGAAGAGTACACTTTTGTAAAGCAGTTGGCGGAAGAGAATCTTGTACCTGAATTCATTACAATAGATATTGCACATGGTCATTCTAATGCAGTTATTAACATGATTAAACATCTAAAAAAACATTTACCGGATAGCTTTGTCATCGCTGGTAACGTAGGGACTCCAGAAGCAGTAAGAGAGCTAGAAAATGCTGGAGCAGATGCAACAAAAGTTGGTATCGGGCCTGGGAAAGTGTGTATTACGAAGATTAAAACTGGATTTGGAACTGGTGGTTGGCAACTTGCAGCGCTACGCTGGTGTGCAAAAGCAGCTAGCAAGCCAATAATTGCAGATGGTGGAATCCGTACACATGGTGATATTGCGAAGTCCGTTCGATTCGGTGCTTCTATGGTTATGATTGGATCTTTATTTGCAGGACATGAAGAATCTCCTGGTGTAACAGTGGAGAAGGATGGTAAACAGTATAAAGAATATTTCGGTTCAGCATCTGAATTCCAAAAAGGTGAAAAGAAAAACGTTGAAGGTAAAAAAATGTTTGTCGAATATAAAGGACCTCTAGAAGATACTTTGAGAGAAATGGAACAAGATTTACAGTCCTCTATTTCTTATTCAGGTGGAAATAAATTAGAATCGATCCGCACAGTTGATTATGTAATTGTGAAAAACTCTATTTTCAACGGGGATAAAGTTTACTAA